The sequence AGATGCTCAGACTCCCTGATACCACCTTTGCTGGGCAGAATAATGTCCCCAAGATGTCCGagccctaatccctggaacctgggaaAGTGTTACCGCACTAGACcaaagggactttgcaggtgtGTGATTGAGTTAAAAATCTGCAGTGGGAGGGTAGCCTGGATTAGCCACGTGCACCCAGTCTAGTCACACGAAACCTTAAAAGCAGAGACTCCTTCCCTGCTGTGGTCAGAGACAGAACGAGGGGACGCTGCTGGCTTTAAAGatggaagaagggaggaggagccAAGGAGCAGGTGCCGCCAGAGGCCAGAAAAGGCAAGGTATGGATTTTTCCCGTGGAGTTCCAGGAGGAActagccctgccaacacctggaTTTTAGCCCTGGGAGCCCCACCTCAGACATCTGACCCCCTTGACTGTAaggtaataaatgtgtgttgcttAAGCCTCTAAGTCAGCCAGAAGTTGTTACCTGGCTGCCACAGGAAACTAACAGGCCCTCCCCTCTGGCCCGGACATGCCCAGCTGCCTGTGAAGGGGAAGAAGGACACAGCCCTCGTCGATGTGTTCACACACCTTGCTCCCCTGCTGGGCTGGCCCTGGGGCCGCAAACCTGATCCCTGCTCTCAGGGGCCTTCGCCAGCTGGGAGATGCCCGCAGAGCCtcccctcctgctgctgctgccccgtcctctcctcttcctcctgctgctgTTTGTTGAGTGCTCCCTGTGAGCAGGCACCAGGCTAGCGTCCTCCTCCCAACCCCGGCCTGACAGGCTCAGTGGTCAGGCCACCCGAGCAGCCACATGTGGACCCCCGAATCCAGCCCATGGTTTGGCAGGACAAAGGGTCTTTTCTGCTTCAGAGTCACAAATGTGTCCTCCTCACAATAAGGGCGGCAGGGAGTTTCCCTGGGCCAGTGCCTCAGCCCATTGAGCCTGGGGTCCTTGTCTGTACCTGGGGATGAAGGTAGCACCTCACAGATGGAGATCAACACAGCCAGTGCAGGGCAGGCAGTCAGCGCTCCAGACTCACTTCGAGTCTTTGCCTACGCTGCCAGTCAAGTCAGTTGTGGGAAAAGTCAGGTTTTTCTCTTGAAAgtcagggccgggtgcggtggctcatgcctgtaatcccagcactttgggaggcagaggtggatagatcacaaggtcaggagatcgagactatcctggctaacatggtaaaactgtgtctctactaaaaatacaaaaaattagccgggcgtggtggcacgtgcctgcagtcccagctacttcggaggctgaggcaggagaatcacttgaacccaggaggcagaggttgcagtgagctgaggtagtgccactgcactccagccctggatgacagtaagactctatctcaaaaaaaaaaaaaaaaagaaagaaagatgccaGGGCTGTGGTGTGGGATCATCACTGCATGAGGCATGGGGGCTGAGGTACTTGGGCAAGGGGATTTTTCAGAGACCACCCCAAGAGGGTTCTGGAGCCAAAATGTCACCCCTAATGACTTAACTGGGAGTCCCACCACTAAAGCTGGAGGTAATCAGAAAAGTGCAGACAAATGTTCTAGAAGTGTTGCCTATAATggggaaaactggaaataactgaGAAGAACCCAACGGCCTGATAATAAGGGGTTAGTTAAGGACTTCTGTCCAGTGGAATGCTAAATAGTCATCAAAATTCATTTGCAGGACTGTATCTTCTGACTTAGGAAAATACTGTGATAAAGTATTAATGAAACAAGCAGAAGATAAAATGATACACCTAATAAGATGCtaattttgcttaaaatatgttttgacagactaggtgcagtggctcacatctgtaatcccagcactgtggaaagctgaggcaggtggatcacctgaggtcaggaattcgagactagtctggtcaacatagtgaaaccccatctctactaaaaataccaaaattagccaggcgtggtggtgggtgcctgtagtcccagccacctgggagactgagtcaggagactcgcttgaacccaggaaggagaggttgcagtgagccgagattgcaccactgcactccagtctgggcgacagaacgagactccatctcaaaaaaaaaaaaaaaaaaaaaaaaaaaaaagttttggcaGAAGCTGGGTGAGACCTTTCCAGTGGCTATCTCTGAGTGTGGTTTCATAGGTgattgaaaaatgtttttcttttgtgaggACTCAAAGTGTTCTAAAATTAGCGTGGAACATCaatgatggcaaaaaaaaaaaaaaaaaaaaaaagaatggcaaagACGAGGAGTTGTATTCCTTCACTGAAGCTGCCTTTggtccctccctgggcctcagcatGTGGCACGAACACGTGTGAGGGGCAGGGCTGGCTTTGTGGGTTTGTGACCCGTACCACTGCACGGGGCCCTGAGCTTAGGAAGGCCCTGCACTCGGAAGGGCCCCAAGCTCATTTTAATGCGCACCATCGTCACCATCTTGTAACTCTCAGGCATTTTCAAACCAGGGCGCCACATTCTCACCTTACCCGGGTCCTGCAAACTCTATAGCCGATCCTGGCGAGGAACCCTGGGCCTCAGAACACCTTGacctttctctccagtttcctgaatacagcagccAGCCTTCTGGAGTAGGTTTATTTTCCATGCAGTGACTCCTTATATTTTGTCCAGGCTTTCCAAAATCAGGGGCCCAAGGACACTAACCTCGGAAAATCAAAGCATATATTGGCTGTCCCCTGGGACAGTGGCTGCCTTGTTAGGAAGTGGGTGTGGTCACCAGCACAGCCCTGGCATTGCTAAATGGGCTGTCGGCAAAAAGAGGAAACAGGGCTCTGTTCTGTAAAAACATGCATGAGCATTTGCAGTGCTTTTTCTGGAGACTGAAACCTTTCTGTACACCTCAccaaattttcagaaatttcttATGAGGTAGGTGTTTTCTCCAGTAAAACCAGGTGCCTCTGACTCAGGGGCACTGTCTGTGGACCTGCCCTGCATCTCTTTCTACCAGTTAAGGCTCAAGGATGCCTGGGTGACCCTGTCCTACAGCTTCTACAGCCACACTGCCAGATAGGTGGTGAGCTGCCTGTCTCTGGAGGCATTCAACAAAGGCTGCACAGGAAACACCTTCTCTGGCATTAGCCTAGAGAAGCTCACCTGAGGGTGTCACTGCACAGGGCATCTGGCAGCTTCTAAGGCAGGACCTTGTCATCTTACCTCTCTGTGCCTAGTACTCCATACAGGAGTATAGGTGTGGGGGAGGTATTCAGTGACTGTTTCCTTTAGGGTATGGAAACAAGCACCAGAAGGTGGTGAGGCAAGCGATGCAAAGTTGACATGAGATGCAGGAGAGAAATTCCTGAGCTGCCCAGAAGCAGGTGATGTGTGAGAGAAGCCAGCAGCCACTGATGCTGAGTGCCTGCCGTGTGCTAGCGGAGTGCTCCATGTTCACAGGGATTGTCACCATTCTCCCAACAATGCAACTGAGATAGAActctttttttactctttttttttttttttttttttttagacagagtcttgctctgtcacccaggctggagtgcagtggcacaacctcggctcactgcaacctccgcctcccgggttcaagcgattctcctgcctcaggcttcagagtagctgggactacaggtgtgtgccaccacacctggctaattgttgtagttttagtagagacggggtttcaccatgttggccaggctggtctcgaactcctgacctcatgatctgtctgccttggcctccgaaagtgctggggttacaggtgtgagttctGCCGGCTCTTATTAAGCTCcttttatgaatgaggaaactgaggcctagagaggtgAGGTTACCCAGCTAGAATGAGGTAGCACTGGCAGGCGGAGGCAGGTCTGCCTCAGTGCAGAACTGCCCTATAAGCCCAGGCTTTTCGACATGCTGCGGCTCCACTGCCTGGGACATGAAGAAAGTCCAAGTTCAGGTTCACTCTCTGCATCCTGTCTTTCCTTCATTATACCCTGATTGAATGGACATAAAAGCTCCCCCAAAGGGTTTGGGGATGGAGCAGGTCAGGTTCCTCATTTCAGGGAGATTTTAACTTTAAATGGGCTCAAGCAAGGGTTAGTTACCTGGACAGCTCATGCCTGTGGAGGCCGACCCTCCCCATGGTGCTGGATCTGTAAGATACaaactctcctgcctccctgctcCCCAGATCCACGGGGCCTCCTGCTCAAATCTCGGGCTGGGGCCAGGGTCACTAAGAAATCTGCCTTCCTTTGAACACTAACCAGTTCAGGCGTACACAGGAGTTGCAAACTTGGGGTGGGGGCATGGGTTCAACCCGACAGTGTTTCCTCTGTCCTGCAATGTGTTCGAattttggacatttcatgtaCAAATCTGGATTTCTTCCCAAGTCAGAAACTCCGACAGCCCCAGCCCTTATCCTCATGGTAGCAACAGGCTGGAGCTGACTGAGCACTCCGTCCCCTGCCATCACTGCAAACCCCTTCTGTGCCCCAGCTGACGCCTGCAGGCTGCCCTGCGACAGCCCTGCCGGAGAGGCCAGGGACACGGTGTGGTGACCCGCTCAGGCTCTGGTTGGCCAGCCCTCTTGGCTTGGGTGCTCCCCTAAGGAGGACTTTGGGAGCGTAGGCACCCGGGGATGGAGGCAAGTTAGCAATGGTCTCTGGAAGGCTGAGGACCTGGCCACCGCGGGTAGCAAGACTTGATAGGTGGTCCCTGCTGTGGTTGGGGGCACCTGATCAAAATGGGAGGCTTGTGGAGGCCCAGGCCCAGGACAGCTCTGTGAGTTTCCAGGGCTTTGCCACCGCCCACTGGCGGGGTAGGTTTCTACCCCAGGAGTGCCCCCCAGGGATCAGAACCCTCACGGGGACAGAGGCCTTGTCTCAGGCAGACAGAGGGGCATGCAGAGAAGCTAGCTGGAGGTATGGGCTGGGCCTGTCGCAGGCAGGAATTGGGGCGGCAGCAGAGTTCCCCCACCTGCTCCCCAAGGAACAGACCCTACAGGGCCCCGGCTTCTTCTCCTCCCCAGGCCCTATCCATGGCTGTCCTGTGACCCAGCACCTGCCAGGCTCACTTGGCACTGTGGTTGCCTCAAGCAGAGCCAACAGGACAGTTGGTGACCAGGGTGTCTTGCTCAGAAGGGTCACCCAGGACGGCTAAGAGAAGTCACTCAGAATGGTACGGACGGTGGGGGAGATCAGGAGCAACTTCCATCTGAGCCCCAGGACCCAAGCATTGCAGCCATGAGGGGCTTGCCTCCTTGTGCTGTCGGGGGTCCCTCATCCCACAGGCCCTCACCTCCTGTGGTGTCCCTGGGTAGCTTGACCTTGGAGGGTCAACACCTGAGGACCCGAGGGGCGTCCAtgccccctcctccttccctccagccAAAGGTGGGGGGCAAAGCGCAGGGAAGAAAACACCAGGAGAAAACCAGAGAGCTCTCCTTTCCCTTTTAGGAGCCCTGATGGCCGCAACCCAGAGCCCGAGGGGAAGGAAAATGTCGGGAACGATTCCCTTCCCAACTTTCCGAGTCTTTGTTTGGAAGGCTGGGGGCTGACTTCACCGGGCCGGGCCGCGGGCTCAGCCGTGCGCTCCCGTGCAGCGGCCGAGGAGCCCTGGCGCCCGCCGCCCCGGACACGCCCTCGTGGTCGAGCCACGGACCCCGACCCGGACCCCAGCGCCGCAGGGCGAGGGCGGGAGGGGTAGCGCTTACCAGATCGTCCCGAGCGCGCCGCGGTCCAGGCGGGCACAGCGACGGTCAAGTTCACGTCCGGCCCGCGGGCTGCCCGAGGTCCCCGGGCGCGGCTGGGGCAGCGGGAGGCGCGGGAGGCCGAGGTCCCGGGTGGCCGCCGCGGCCGCTCCCGAGATGCTGCTGTCACCCCGGCCGCGCCCCCCAACTTTCTGCACAGTCGCGGAGCTGGAAGTTTCCGGGCTTCGCGGACGCTGGGCTGGGTTTCAGCCGCGGCTCTGAGGTTGGCaacaaagagggaaagaaggaggaaaagcaggccggggaggggaggaagagaacGGCGCGGAGGCCGAGGCGCCGAGAGCCCCAGAACTTCCAATTCTACCCAGAAGCTTTTTTCGTTGTGTTTTTCTCTTAAGAGGTAAACAAGCAAGTCCCACGGCCCAGTCCTGCTGGGGCCTTCGCCAGTCAGCGCTCTGGGCTCATCTCCCGGCGCCTCCTCGGGGCACCTGAGTGTTTGAAGCCCACTGCCAAGTGTTTTGGACACAGGTTTTTTGCGGGGTGGTGAGGGTGGGCACAAGATGCTTCCTAAAAGGTTGTTGGCACGCAGACCATGGCCCCAGTGACGGAGCGGCAGGCAGGGGCTTGGAGGAACACGCTGTCTTTGTCTCGTCCCGAAAGCACCCGGCCGTGGGTCACCCGTGATCGTGGAGTAGAGGGACTGTTGTGACCCCTGGTGCTCCAGGAGAAGGGGTTCCACGCTGGGCCCTGGACCCAGGCCCATGCTGTTGTGACCCCTGGTGCTCCAGAAGAAGAGGTTCCACGCTGGGCCCTGGACCCAGGCCCACGGTGCCCTCAGCCGGCAGTTCTCCACCTTCGGGAATGATTTGCTGGCCTGGCCCAGCTCCCACAGCCCAACTCCCACAGCCCAGCTCCCCAGCACCACCATTTTCTACCCTCTTCTCCCTGCCTGGCTTCAGACTCTCCGAGGCCAGGGTCCTGTGGAGACACCTGGGCTGGGGGAGGCAACTGAGTGGCCCCAGGCCTGGGAATCTGCAAAAGTGGCCAAGCCACATCTCTCGAGACTGCAAGGGCCCTGGAGGCGCTGGGAGGCATAGATCTTCTGGGTGCCAGCTGGGCCTGAGGCCGTTGTCCGTCCTTCCTCGCCGGACGTGTTTATGGAGAAGACACTCGGGGCCAGGGCAGCTCCTCCAGAGCACTGTTTCAGGCTGGGGAGAATGGggatttgttttcttgttttttaaagaaaaatgaacaaggaGCCTGTTGGGGATTGGGGTGGGAGGAATATTTGTCCTTTGTCCCCAAAGGCCTGGAGAACCACTCTCTTAAGTGGATATTTTCCCCTCAGACGACTTCTCAGACATGATCCTCTCTGAGGTTGGTCCCGGGCTTCCACATGTGATTCATGGAAGAGGCCTCACCCCAAGAGTCCCTGAGGGTACTGCCCACTCCCCTGGAAACTTCCAGAACCTGATGTGGGGCTGAGGACATAGAGGTGATGGGGGTGGGCTGGTGGGGCACTGGCGGGGACAATGCGTGGAGCCCTTGTTTTCAGAGCTGCAGATGCTTGTCAGCTGACGGTTCGTTTCCAGCATTCATAGCGGACCTCCTTTGGGGGAACGTTTACCTGCCAATGAACCTAAGATCCTTTCCCAGAGGCAGCAGGatgaagttttccttttcttttttttttaaattaatatattttatttaaaccaatatatccaaaatattatcagttCAACGTATGATCAAGATAAAGATTGAGATACTTTACATTTTCATGgtaaatccttttttaaaatttttgtgagtacatagtaggtataaaCATTTAGGGATGAAGGTTCTTACTGTGTTTTCCTAGTAACAAGCACTGGCATCAGCTGTCATGATTTCTCCCCAAGGCCTGGGACAGTCCGCCTCGCGCGCTCCACGGCAGAGTGACGGAAGCTCTATCGAGGTGTGGCACCAGTGTGTTGATATTTCCAGAGAATCTGCAGCCTCCCTGGTTTTTCACGAAAGCTCCTATGCAGGGCCTGGCCCTCTCCTGGGGAGGGAAGCCTGGCTGTGTCTCCCGCTGCGTCCTCACCGGGAACTCCATTCCTGAGCTGCGACCGCTATTTTTCAGATTGGAAAATGCCTTGGAAACGGCTCGTCTTCCTGCAGCTTAAGCCCATTTGTTTTCTGACTGGTGGTCACTGATGATTAGAGTGTGTCTCAAAGGGAACTGTCACCTTAGTTCTATCATACACCATCAATAACTTGTCCAGGGCTGACTTTGTGGGCCTTGTGGCCTACCCCGTGGTAGAGGGTCCGTGTGCAGAAGGGCCCCACACTCAATGTTTGGCTGTCCCCGATCTTAAAATTCTCAGTCATTCTTGAACAAGGGAacccatattttcattttgttctgggCTCTGAGAGTTACATAACCGATCCTGACTTTGGCTGTTGGTCAACAGTGTCATAAGGTAAAATAAGGTAAAAATCtatgagttttatatatatatatattttaagacagagtctcactctgtcaccaggatggagtgcagtgacgcagtggcgcgatcttggttcactgcaacctccgcctcccaggttcaagcgattctcctgcctcagcgtcccaagtagctgggactacaggtgcacaccaccatgcccagttaatttttatatttttagtagagtcagggtttcaccatgttggccagggtggtctctatctcctgaccttgtgatctgcccaccttggcctcctaaagtgctgggattacaggcgtaagccaacacacctggctgatttttatattttttactaaatTCTGTTTACAGAAATAATTCCATATTCTATGTAAGTGAGATACAAATACTTGAACTGAACATCATTGTATTTAGGGAAAATGTTCACCTTTAAGAGACAggggctgggtgttgtggctcacgcctataatcctggcactttgggaggctgaggctggtggatcacacgagcccaggaattccagaccagcctgggcaacacagtgaaaccctgtctctgcaaaatatacaaaaattagccaagcatggtggtgtgcacctgtaactcccagctactccagaggctgaggtgggaggactgctcaagcccgggaggtcaaggctacagtgagagACCTTGTCTTAAATACAAACAGGCAGGAAGTCGTTATAAGCATAATACAATCCTGGGAGTTGGAGTCATCCCTGTCCAGCCTTGGCTCTGCTACGTGGGTGCCGAGTGCTGCCTCAGGGACCTGGCTGCCAGCTCCCACCTGCAGGGGGTTCTGAGGAGCCAGCATGCTGGGAGGGCCTAGCATGAGATGCGGCATGAACCAGGTATTTGATAAATAGAAAGTGCCTTTGATTATCACATGTGACATGTAGGCTCAGgtgcactttatttttaatataagtcTATTTTATCTCCTCCCATTATAAAAGCAATACACACTGTTATAGATGGTTtggaaaattcaggaaaaaaaaaaaaggaaaaagaaaacattgtctCCTAGGTCCTCTGCTCCAGAGCCTCCAGCCGTCACAGGACAGTGTATTTCTTTACAATTACAGAAATAGATACATGACTGttagattttaaaactttttcttttaccttgacttatttttaaatggaaacactAGTGAGGCCCCACAGAACTGAGCAGAACTAATGACCCCCCATGTGGTGGAATAGTTCTGAGCTGGCCACACTTTGGATGCAGCCTTCCCCCGGCAACTCTAAACCGTCTCTGTGGCTGCCTGTTCACAGGGACCGTGGACTGTGATGTTTACAGTACGAAAGCACCGGGAGAGAACGCTACATCACAACGTGTCCTTAACCTGCTGCCGCCTCAGCTTTCCCATTTGTGACttggttaaaaaattttttttgacagttttagGCTCTTATTTTAATTTCCACAGGCTGTTGTAGAATCTGCTCAgccagggaggggaaaggagcCGGCAATCAGGTCTCCTCCTGGGCACCTTTGTGAGGCCAGCTGGCGAGAGTGGGGGGTGACACTGAGGTCCCAGCAGCTCCAAATGCAGGCAGAGCCCTGTCCTCAGAGAAGGTCACAGCCTAGCCAAGCCCAGCCAGGTGGATGGGCCCACGAATGCACAGGAACCTGGAACGGAGGATGAAGGCAGGAAGCACAGTCTGTGACTCCCCAGCCCACTGCATTCGATCACTGGGGGCCCAGAAGCTTCAGGAAAGGTGCACAGGGCCACTGGGTCCCAGTACCCCAAACAGGAAGGTCTGGTCCAGGGACAGGGCTCCTCCTGACTCCCCTTTGCCACAAGCACCAGAAGTTCTGCAGTGCCCAGTGGGTATAGCAGTCCCCAAGAATGACCCAGCACTGAAGCTGAGCCAAAAAACTTGGGGAGTGAGCCacaccccctcactccctctttgTCTGCTCCAGCCTTGCCAGGCGGTTGCTTTTCGTGGGAACCGGGATGTCCTCACCACCCTGTCCTGGGGCCCAGCCCCATGTCTCATGTCTCTGGCCTGCTGcagctggaaaaaagaaaaaaaaaaaaaaagagatatgtgtgttcttctttgtttataaaaagaaaagtgttatCATATACATAACATACCCCTGAATATATACAATTGTcaattaacaaagaagaaaaatatagcaaGCAAAAAGGACTCCTCTTCCACAAAAAAAGTGCTCattacagaaaagtaaaaaaaaaaaaaaaaaaaaccacccctAAAAGGATatttagaattaagaaaaaactaAGAGAATATTTAGaattgaaaactaaaaagaaaacaattacccATGAGGTAATTACTGAGTTCATTTGTTTGAAAGTCCTTCTGCTATATTTTCCAAactgtatgtgtgcatatgtgcgcacgcatacatatgtgtgtgtgtgcgtacacATATCTATATGAATGGACCGTAagttataaatacaaatattcatGTATATACAATCATTAGATCATACTATAGGTTATTTTACAGTCTTTGTTGAATATGTTGTGAGCATTTTATGTCTATTATTTTCTAcaagatttgaaaaataaaatataaataccagTTAATTTTTGAAATCCACCTTATTGAAGTCTAAGTTCCATGCAGCAAAATCCCTTTCACCTCTActgtttgatgagttttgacaaacgtATGCACCGTGTTACATATCCGAGATCAAGAAAGAAATATCTATCCCCACAAAACGCTCCCTAGAGCCCCTTGCAGGCAGTCTCTGACTCCCTGGCAGCCAGCAATCTGAATCCAACCACTGTAGatcacttttaatttatttttaaaaaaaatttaaaactcagccaggcgcggtggctcaagcctgtaatcccagcactttgggaggctgagacgggcggatcacaaggtcaggagatcgagaccatcctggctaacacggtgaaaccccgtctctactaaaaaatacaaaaagctagctgggcgaggtggcgggcgcctgtagtcccagctactcgggaggctgaggcaggagaatggcatgaacccgggaggcggagcttgcagtgagctg comes from Macaca mulatta isolate MMU2019108-1 chromosome 10, T2T-MMU8v2.0, whole genome shotgun sequence and encodes:
- the LOC114670339 gene encoding uncharacterized protein LOC114670339 isoform X2, which encodes MVVLGSWAVGVGLWELGQASKSFPKVENCRLRAPWAWVQGPAWNLFFWSTRGHNSMGLGPGPSVEPLLLEHQGSQQSLYSTITGDPRPGAFGTRQRQRVPPSPCLPLRHWGHGLRANNLLGSILCPPSPPRKKPVSKTLGSGLQTLRCPEEAPGDEPRALTGEGPSRTGPWDLLVYLLREKHNEKSFWVELEVLGLSAPRPPRRSLPPLPGLLFLLLSLFVANLRAAAETQPSVREARKLPAPRLCRKLGGAAGVTAASRERPRRPPGTSASRASRCPSRARGPRAARGPDVNLTVAVPAWTAARSGRSERGPVPEHHPRHQEHIAGLGRPSGTSRPRSSTVGHLPSDA
- the LOC114670339 gene encoding uncharacterized protein LOC114670339 isoform X1, translated to MVVLGSWAVGVGLWELGQASKSFPKVENCRLRAPWAWVQGPAWNLFFWSTRGHNSMGLGPGPSVEPLLLEHQGSQQSLYSTITGDPRPGAFGTRQRQRVPPSPCLPLRHWGHGLRANNLLGSILCPPSPPRKKPVSKTLGSGLQTLRCPEEAPGDEPRALTGEGPSRTGPWDLLVYLLREKHNEKSFWVELEVLGLSAPRPPRRSLPPLPGLLFLLLSLFVANLRAAAETQPSVREARKLPAPRLCRKLGGAAGVTAASRERPRRPPGTSASRASRCPSRARGPRAARGPDVNLTVAVPAWTAARSGRSGKRYPSRPRPAALGSGSGSVARPRGRVRGGGRQGSSAAARERTAEPAARPGEVSPQPSKQRLGKLGRESFPTFSFPSGSGLRPSGLLKGKGELSGFLLVFSSLRFAPHLWLEGRRRGHGRPSGPQVLTLQGQATQGHHRR